In Fragaria vesca subsp. vesca linkage group LG1, FraVesHawaii_1.0, whole genome shotgun sequence, the sequence AATATGTATAGGTGAGCCAGAATCTAACTAGTAGGTAAGTTGACTAACATTAACAAATTTTACTTCTAAAGAGAAAACTGAATTTGGAAAACACTCACCCTTCTTGGTCATCCAGGCTTTGAAACCTGAACAATCACGCTTCATGTGACCTGGCTTTTTACAGAAAAAACATTTATACTTAAATGTTTTTCCGGCTTTAGCCTCTGAAGATTTTCCAGATACCTTAGTGCTAACAGTTTTCTTAGCCTTGATTTTGTGATAGTTCTTCCACTTTGCCTTCTCCTTCTCCACCAAATTAATTGACTGTAGTAGTGGGTTCAGATTTCTTAGACTACTTCTTAATCCTAGCTTCCTCGTTGATGCAGACAGAAATAAGCTTATTCAGGGTCCATTTTTCTTCAGAGGCATTATAGGTTGTTTTTAGGTTGCTATAGGTGGCTAGCAGTGACTCAAGTGCCTGTGCCACAACCTGTTCATCCTTAACACCCACTTCTAAATCATTGAGCCTATAATTAAGGTCCATCATTGTCATGATGTGCTCCCTCACTAAACCATTCCCAGAAAAACTCATGTCATTAAACTCCCTATTCAGTCTCAATATTTCAGCCTTATCATTCTCTAGATATTTCTCAGAGATAGCCTCCAAAAAATCCCAAGCAGTATCAGGTTTCTCAATGGATCTCCTAATTGAGTCAATCATGGTAGTCCTAATCAAGGTTTTGGCTTTCCTGTTACTGTTATGCCAATCCCTATAGGCTTTCCTTTCCTCAGGATTACTATCAGCATCTAATTCTTCAGGTTGCTCATCAACAATGCAGAGGTCCATGCCTGGGGTCATAGTTATATGGTAATCTATATATTTCCTCCAATTCTTATAATTATTACCATGCAACAATTCCACTTGAGTCACATTCAAAAACAGAGATCCTAAAAAGAAAAATAAANNNNNNNNNNNNNNNNNNNNGGAGAGAAGTATGATACTAAAGCTTTTGTCAAAAATACAGCAAACCAGAGTTGGCCGAATTCAATCATGGAAGTGTGGAACACAACAATCAAATTATAAATAGCCATACAATTCAAGCCTCATCTCCAGATCATGTCAAAACACTCAAGTTCGTGCATATCCATTCAATCATCATATCAGAAACATATAACAATCCATATATATGCCAACACTTCATATGACGACAACCCAAAATGCAGAATTTAAGTTTTGACAAGTTCTAGATCAATGGAAACTCACCTTCGCATCTGCTACAGCTCTGCAAAATTTTAGCGGAAACCAAATTCAACAAGTTCCAGTTTTAGCTATTTCTGAATTCATGCGTCTGTATGGGTTTGAATCCCTTTATGAGTTTTAAAAAACTCAGTCGCATCCTTCATCCCCAAAACCTCGATCCCCAATTTTTGTGTGTTTGTTATGACAATAGCAAATACAAAATGTATAACTGGGTTTTAAACTTTATTTGGGTATGGGCTAGTTTCTTATGAGTTTGGCCCAAAACTAAAAGACTAAAACTTGTCAAGTTTTTAACATAGCAGTAGCAAGAAGCAAACAATATCAGGTATTTAGTTTTAATCGATTTCCATTGTTTCAATCTATATATGAAAACCAGATGAATGATTTGTGTCTTATGAAAGTCCTTTCTCTAATACCACTATTAGGTGTTTTGCATATCTGAATAAACACATAATAAACTCAATAGCATAAGAACACAAACACAAACACAAGCACACACCAAATACCAACTGCAATTACATTTCTAAAAGGCTAGAATACACACTTGTGAACTGGTTCATTGAGGTCGACATCTTGGAATAGCAGCTGCACTTAGAACTAAGAGTTAAGCCTTCCGCACTTCAAAACTTAGAACGTTAGTATGGGACTAAAGCTGAATGTAAGCGTGTTGAGTGCAGGGGCTTCTCCTTGTATATATATCGGCCAGTTAACTAGATAAGAGACTCATCCCATTAGGAGTTCAATACCTGCTTAATAGTTATCAAGAGAATCTAAAGCTTATCACAACTCCTAAGATTAATCAGGTAATTAATATAATGAGTATCCCACTTCTGTTAGGAGATACAACCTTAACAGATAACCAGAAAATAGAGTTATAGTCATGTATTTCTTGTTATTTGTATTTAACCAAATCAATTGTATTTGTCTTAATATAATATTGTGAGCGTTAAAGTCTAATATTTTCTAACATGGTCCACCAATTCCTCCCCTGCAAACGGCGTCGTTCATAGCGATTCGTCTTCCTTTGACAACACTAGTGGTCCTCCTGGTAATGGCGGATCTCTTGAGGAGGCTCGGTTTCGGTATAAGAACTCTGTGACGGCTCTCCGGGCTGTTCTTGCCGAGATTCCTAATTCTCACGAGGTCAACTCAGAAACCCTAATCTTTCATCTCGTCAATTTGCCTTCAGTCAGATGCATTTGCAATTTCTTTAGTATTATTTTCTTGAGAAATTCCAGTCAGCTACTACAGTCTGATTTCTGTTGGAAGTTGTTAGGATATGATCAAAACTAGTCTGATTACCCGTTAGAATGGTTAAATGAGGTTATGGAGTTGGATGGAAAAGTTTGCTGCTTCTAAACATAGTTAGAAATGTGTTTTTACTAGTTCATGGTCCATGACTATATCATGTATATGTATGTATCTAATTGCTGTAGTTTTATTTCTACAAACCATATGTTGAGCTAATATTCGGTGTTGCTTATACTGAAACAGGCAACATCTGAAACTGATGCACCGGCCGATGAAACTGAAATCGACAAGTTAGAGGAGCGAGGCTCCAATTTGAGAAAGGTATTTGTCTTGTATCACGACTAGAATTAGATGTTTGCTTCCAGAGGGATTGGGTTTTATTTGGAGGGTGTATGTGACTTGTTGAGGCTTGTGAAATCTTGTGATAACTGACGATACTTACTTTAAGTTGAGACCTTGTTGATGTCGGAAGAGGAGCGATGCTTCTTGTCCTGTTCTAATATTTGTGTAAAACTAAAACGTTGACCTTATTTTTTATGTAGGAGCTTGTGAACAAAAATTTATATATCAAAGTTGTTATAGATCAGCTACGAGATCTCGTCACCGACATATCGACATGGCAAAGTCCTTGTTCCTTCTGACTTTGAAAGCACGGTGTGTCTTAGAATAGATGCTAAA encodes:
- the LOC101308615 gene encoding uncharacterized protein LOC101308615, which produces MTPGMDLCIVDEQPEELDADSNPEERKAYRDWHNSNRKAKTLIRTTMIDSIRRSIEKPDTAWDFLEAISEKYLENDKAEILRLNREFNDMSFSGNGLVREHIMTMMDLNYRLNDLEVGVKDEQVVAQALESLLATYSNLKTTYNASEEKWTLNKLISVCINEEARIKK